One Enterococcus silesiacus genomic window carries:
- a CDS encoding nucleotide sugar dehydrogenase yields the protein MKKEVVVIGLGYVGLPSIINHVKNGHKVIGFDIDKRKVDILNKGISPLDTVLDETVQMLKEKRTVFTYDGQLIKGKDVYIIDVPTPIDKNKIPDLSYIKSAVNLIKNKVKIGSLIILESTTYPGTTEEYLVAEFSKLGYHIGIDLFIAYSPERIDPGNTQSLSAKIPRIVAGHTNKCLSKVEDFFGSHVSSVSNLKTAELAKIYENTFRLVNIALADELQKISDNLDIEVGEVLEAAATKPFGFMKFTPNLGIGGHCIPVDPYYLTWLMADRGVETPLIDIAGKINDSMLDYYLEKIKDLSAQSKKEFAEMSIAVIGVTYKKNIADVRMSSVISLIKKLKAKNISVVAYDDVMHPYSASTDETVIGLEQDYQQLMQYDLVIYAVDHDVYEDKKKLIMDKSQLFYDLTTV from the coding sequence ATGAAAAAAGAAGTAGTGGTAATTGGTTTGGGCTATGTTGGGCTACCAAGTATAATAAATCATGTGAAAAATGGTCATAAAGTAATTGGATTTGATATTGATAAACGAAAAGTGGATATATTGAATAAAGGAATCAGTCCTCTTGACACAGTATTGGATGAAACAGTTCAAATGTTGAAAGAAAAAAGGACTGTATTTACCTATGATGGGCAATTAATCAAAGGTAAAGATGTCTATATTATTGACGTACCTACACCAATCGATAAAAATAAAATTCCTGATCTAAGCTATATCAAATCGGCTGTCAATTTGATCAAAAATAAAGTGAAAATAGGCTCGTTGATTATTTTAGAAAGTACAACGTATCCTGGAACAACGGAAGAATATCTTGTAGCTGAGTTTTCTAAACTTGGTTATCATATCGGAATTGATCTTTTCATCGCTTATTCCCCAGAAAGAATTGATCCAGGAAATACACAATCTCTCAGTGCTAAAATCCCAAGAATCGTTGCAGGACATACAAACAAATGCCTATCAAAAGTGGAAGATTTTTTTGGAAGCCATGTTTCTTCCGTTTCCAATTTGAAAACGGCTGAATTAGCTAAAATATATGAAAATACTTTCCGTTTGGTCAATATCGCTTTAGCAGATGAACTTCAAAAAATTTCGGATAATTTAGACATCGAAGTAGGCGAAGTGTTAGAAGCAGCGGCAACAAAACCTTTTGGATTTATGAAATTTACACCAAATTTAGGCATTGGCGGTCACTGTATCCCTGTAGATCCTTATTATCTTACTTGGCTGATGGCGGACCGAGGAGTAGAAACACCACTGATCGATATAGCAGGAAAAATCAACGATTCAATGCTTGATTATTATTTAGAAAAAATCAAAGATCTTTCGGCGCAGAGCAAAAAAGAGTTTGCAGAGATGAGTATTGCTGTTATTGGTGTAACATATAAAAAAAATATTGCTGATGTCAGAATGTCTTCAGTTATTTCACTGATAAAAAAATTAAAAGCGAAAAATATAAGCGTTGTTGCATATGATGATGTGATGCACCCATACAGTGCATCAACCGATGAAACAGTAATCGGTTTAGAACAAGATTATCAACAACTGATGCAATATGATCTAGTAATATATGCTGTTGATCATGATGTGTATGAGGACAAGAAAAAACTTATTATGGATAAGAGTCAATTGTTTTATGATTTAACGACCGTTTAA
- a CDS encoding 5-hydroxymethyluracil DNA glycosylase → MPELPEVETVRKGLEKLVVGKTIEEVTILWPRIIESPESEIFAQQLIGQTIEKMERRGKFLIFKLTNYDMISHLRMEGKYETHDPKEERTKHTHVVFTFTDGTELRYLDVRKFGRMVLVPKNQGENYKGILALGPEPIPTEFKLSEFRTGLKKHHKAIKPLLLDQRLVTGLGNIYVDEALWEAKIHPEQPADTLKPKEVEQLYYAIIDVLGRAVEAGGTTIRSYLNALGEAGTFQISLNVYGQTEKPCPRCATPIKKIKVAQRGTHFCPKCQTLKVRN, encoded by the coding sequence TTGCCTGAATTACCAGAAGTTGAAACAGTCAGGAAAGGGTTAGAAAAATTAGTGGTTGGCAAGACGATTGAAGAAGTTACAATATTATGGCCGAGAATCATCGAATCACCAGAATCAGAAATTTTTGCACAGCAGTTGATCGGTCAAACAATTGAAAAAATGGAACGTCGGGGCAAGTTTTTAATTTTCAAATTAACGAATTATGATATGATTTCCCATTTACGAATGGAAGGGAAATATGAAACCCATGATCCGAAAGAGGAGCGAACTAAGCACACGCATGTGGTTTTTACCTTTACTGATGGAACTGAATTACGCTATCTTGATGTTCGGAAATTTGGTCGTATGGTTTTAGTACCTAAGAATCAAGGGGAAAATTACAAAGGGATTTTAGCTCTAGGTCCTGAACCGATTCCCACTGAATTTAAGTTGTCGGAATTTCGTACAGGCTTGAAAAAGCATCACAAAGCAATCAAGCCGTTATTATTGGATCAGCGTTTAGTAACAGGCTTAGGCAATATTTATGTAGATGAAGCTTTATGGGAAGCAAAGATCCATCCTGAACAACCAGCAGACACATTAAAGCCAAAAGAAGTTGAACAGTTATATTATGCAATCATTGATGTTCTTGGTCGTGCGGTTGAAGCAGGAGGAACGACGATCCGTAGTTATCTAAACGCTTTAGGAGAAGCTGGAACGTTTCAAATTTCATTAAATGTTTATGGTCAGACTGAGAAACCTTGTCCAAGATGCGCAACGCCGATCAAAAAAATTAAAGTGGCGCAACGTGGTACACATTTTTGTCCTAAATGTCAAACCTTGAAAGTGAGGAATTGA
- a CDS encoding dephospho-CoA kinase has translation MILGLTGGIATGKSTVVSVFKSLNFPIVDADVIAREIVEVGTPALEKIVAVFGLEVLNQDGSLNRKKLGSIVFSDEKKRKMLNEVLSPFLRDEILSQIDQKKNESSLVVVDIPLLFEGGYDQFVDKVAVVYVPEATQLVRLMKRDNLTQDEAQRRINSQLSIEEKKQKADIVFDNQKSIQETEKIVQKWVSKNIFE, from the coding sequence ATGATATTAGGGCTGACAGGCGGTATTGCGACTGGGAAAAGTACAGTCGTTTCTGTATTTAAGAGTCTGAATTTTCCTATCGTCGATGCTGATGTAATTGCTCGGGAAATCGTTGAAGTGGGGACTCCAGCATTGGAAAAAATCGTTGCTGTTTTTGGTTTAGAGGTTTTAAACCAAGATGGATCACTAAATCGCAAAAAATTAGGCAGTATTGTTTTTTCTGATGAGAAAAAAAGAAAGATGCTTAACGAAGTATTATCGCCTTTTTTAAGAGATGAGATTTTATCTCAGATTGATCAGAAAAAGAATGAATCATCACTAGTTGTAGTTGACATCCCCTTATTATTTGAAGGCGGATATGATCAGTTTGTTGATAAAGTAGCAGTTGTTTACGTTCCAGAAGCGACGCAACTAGTCCGTTTGATGAAACGAGATAATTTAACCCAAGACGAGGCGCAACGACGGATCAATAGTCAATTGTCTATAGAGGAGAAAAAACAAAAGGCAGATATCGTATTTGATAATCAAAAAAGTATTCAAGAGACAGAAAAAATAGTACAAAAATGGGTATCCAAAAATATTTTTGAATAA